One window from the genome of Thermaerobacter marianensis DSM 12885 encodes:
- the tyrS gene encoding tyrosine--tRNA ligase, with translation MRKGNGATAMAHGTGTALSAREQLEVLRRGAAEIVSEEELLQKIQRSLQTGRPLRVKLGLDPTAPDLHVGHTVVLRKLRQFQDLGHQVVLIIGDFTGRIGDPTGKSVTRPQLTEEQVRENARTYAEQLGRILDMERTELTFNDRWLGPLTFADVVRLAARYTVARMLERDDFARRYREGRPIAIHEFLYPLAQAYDSVAVRADVELGGTDQKFNLLVGREIQREYGQEPQVALLMPLLEGTDGKEKMSKSLGNYIGIAEPPGQMFGKTMSIPDELIVKYMILATDLDMAEIRRLEQGMAAGTVNPRDAKLRLAHALVRMYHGKAAADAAQEEFLRVFSRHQLPAEMPEVTLPVPRLDAVQLLRVAGMAPSNSEARRLIEQGAVRLDGRRVASPQEELAPADGAVLQVGKRRFARLRVPPQG, from the coding sequence ATGAGGAAGGGGAACGGCGCGACGGCCATGGCCCACGGCACCGGCACGGCTCTTTCCGCCCGCGAGCAGCTGGAGGTGCTCCGCCGCGGGGCGGCGGAGATCGTCTCCGAAGAGGAGCTGCTGCAGAAGATCCAGCGGTCCCTCCAGACCGGACGCCCACTGCGGGTGAAGCTCGGCCTCGATCCCACGGCCCCCGACCTGCACGTCGGGCACACCGTGGTCCTGCGCAAGCTGCGGCAGTTCCAGGACCTGGGCCACCAGGTGGTCCTGATCATCGGCGACTTCACCGGCCGCATCGGCGATCCCACCGGCAAGTCGGTGACCCGGCCGCAGCTGACGGAAGAACAGGTCCGGGAGAACGCCCGCACCTACGCCGAGCAGCTGGGGCGCATCCTGGACATGGAGCGCACCGAGCTCACCTTCAACGACCGCTGGCTCGGTCCCCTGACCTTCGCCGACGTGGTGCGGCTGGCGGCCAGGTACACGGTGGCCCGCATGCTGGAGCGGGACGACTTCGCCCGGCGCTACCGGGAAGGCCGGCCCATCGCCATCCACGAGTTCCTCTACCCGCTGGCCCAGGCCTACGACTCGGTGGCCGTGCGCGCCGACGTGGAGCTGGGGGGCACCGACCAGAAGTTCAACCTGCTGGTGGGCCGGGAGATCCAGCGCGAGTACGGGCAGGAACCCCAGGTGGCGCTGCTCATGCCGCTGCTGGAGGGCACCGACGGCAAGGAGAAGATGTCCAAGTCCCTGGGCAACTACATCGGCATCGCCGAGCCGCCCGGCCAGATGTTCGGCAAGACCATGTCGATCCCCGACGAGCTGATCGTCAAGTACATGATCCTGGCCACCGACCTGGACATGGCCGAGATCCGGCGGCTCGAACAGGGCATGGCGGCGGGGACCGTCAACCCCCGCGACGCCAAGCTCCGGCTGGCCCACGCCCTGGTGCGCATGTACCACGGCAAGGCGGCCGCCGACGCGGCGCAGGAAGAGTTCCTGCGGGTCTTCAGCCGCCACCAGCTGCCCGCCGAGATGCCCGAGGTGACCCTGCCCGTGCCCCGGCTGGACGCCGTGCAGCTGTTGCGGGTGGCGGGCATGGCGCCGTCCAACAGCGAGGCGCGCCGGCTCATCGAGCAGGGGGCCGTGCGGCTGGACGGTCGGCGGGTGGCCTCGCCCCAGGAAGAGCTGGCCCCCGCCGACGGGGCGGTCCTCCAGGTGGGCAAGCGGCGCTTCGCCCGCTTGCGGGTGCCGCCGCAGGGCTAG
- the yunB gene encoding sporulation protein YunB yields MAYVRRRNRRRRGWPTWPRPSRRAVLMLAVAGIGGLLWLLERALAPGLMVIARREAEIRAIEAITAAVEAEVAGRYQPEDVVRVRYDGGRPVFVQVNTPLIVDVQARVMRAVQDRLNALRGQPVTIPLGAALGNELVAGWGPEVGVRILPLGRVGVDVQSRFDSAGINQVRHRVVLVIRTAVRVAIPLYGDTVPVEVPVPLVETVIPGEVPPWVAPWPGGVPPAGSGAP; encoded by the coding sequence GTGGCCTACGTGCGCCGGAGGAACCGGCGGCGGCGGGGGTGGCCGACCTGGCCGCGCCCCAGCCGCCGCGCGGTGCTCATGCTGGCCGTCGCGGGCATCGGGGGGCTGCTCTGGCTGCTGGAGCGGGCCCTGGCGCCCGGCCTGATGGTCATCGCCCGCCGGGAGGCGGAGATCCGGGCCATCGAAGCCATCACCGCCGCCGTCGAGGCCGAGGTGGCGGGACGCTACCAGCCGGAGGACGTGGTCCGGGTGCGGTACGACGGCGGGCGGCCCGTGTTCGTCCAGGTCAACACGCCCCTGATCGTCGACGTCCAGGCCCGGGTGATGCGGGCGGTGCAGGACCGCCTCAACGCGTTACGCGGGCAGCCGGTGACCATCCCGCTGGGGGCGGCGCTGGGGAACGAGCTGGTGGCGGGCTGGGGGCCGGAGGTGGGCGTCCGCATCCTGCCCCTGGGCCGGGTCGGTGTGGACGTCCAGAGCCGGTTCGACAGTGCGGGGATCAACCAGGTGCGGCACCGGGTGGTGCTGGTGATCCGCACCGCGGTGCGGGTGGCCATCCCGCTCTACGGGGACACGGTGCCCGTGGAGGTCCCGGTGCCGCTGGTGGAGACGGTGATCCCCGGCGAGGTCCCGCCATGGGTGGCGCCCTGGCCGGGGGGCGTGCCCCCGGCTGGCAGCGGGGCCCCGTGA
- the cysK gene encoding cysteine synthase A — MADAKGPAARVAADVLQLVGATPVVRLNKVVPDGAAEVWVKLESYNPAGSVKDRIALSMIEAAERDGRLKPGYTIVEPTSGNTGIGLAMVAAVKGYRLVLVMPETMSLERRALLRAYGAELVLTPGAEGMAGAIRKAQELVADNPTYFMPMQFDNPANPEIHRRTTALEILGQMDGRLDAFVAGVGTGGTLTGVGEVLKERLPGCLVVAVEPANSAVLSGREPGPHRIQGIGAGFVPRVLNRAVIDRVIPVRDEDAVITMRRLARQEGLLVGISSGAAAWAALQVARELGPGRRVLAVLPDTGERYLSMMEDLAAFVRDEEA; from the coding sequence TTGGCCGATGCGAAAGGGCCCGCCGCTCGCGTGGCGGCCGACGTCCTGCAGCTCGTCGGCGCGACGCCGGTGGTCCGCCTCAACAAAGTGGTCCCCGACGGCGCCGCCGAAGTCTGGGTCAAGCTGGAGTCCTACAACCCCGCCGGGTCCGTCAAGGACCGCATCGCCCTCAGCATGATCGAGGCCGCCGAGCGCGACGGCCGCCTCAAGCCGGGCTACACCATCGTGGAGCCCACCAGCGGCAACACGGGGATCGGGCTCGCCATGGTGGCGGCCGTCAAGGGCTACCGGCTGGTGCTGGTCATGCCCGAGACCATGTCCCTGGAGCGGCGCGCCCTGCTACGGGCGTACGGCGCCGAGCTGGTGCTGACCCCGGGCGCCGAGGGCATGGCGGGCGCCATCCGCAAGGCCCAGGAACTGGTGGCCGACAATCCGACCTACTTCATGCCGATGCAGTTCGACAACCCGGCCAACCCCGAGATCCACCGGCGGACCACGGCCCTGGAGATCCTGGGGCAGATGGACGGCCGCCTGGATGCCTTCGTCGCCGGCGTGGGCACCGGCGGCACGCTGACCGGGGTCGGCGAGGTGCTCAAGGAACGGCTGCCCGGGTGCCTGGTGGTGGCCGTGGAACCGGCCAACTCCGCCGTGCTCTCGGGCCGGGAGCCGGGGCCCCACCGGATCCAGGGCATCGGGGCCGGCTTCGTCCCGCGGGTGCTGAACCGGGCGGTGATCGACCGGGTGATCCCCGTGCGCGACGAAGATGCGGTGATCACCATGCGCCGGCTGGCCCGGCAGGAGGGGCTGCTGGTGGGCATCTCGTCGGGAGCGGCGGCCTGGGCGGCGCTGCAGGTGGCCCGGGAGTTGGGCCCCGGGCGGCGGGTGCTGGCCGTTCTGCCCGACACGGGCGAGCGGTACCTGTCCATGATGGAAGATCTGGCCGCCTTCGTCCGCGACGAGGAGGCGTAA
- a CDS encoding YebC/PmpR family DNA-binding transcriptional regulator: MAGHSKWANRKHRKARQDAKRGKIFSKLSREIITAVRQGGGDPAANPRLRLALERARQFSMPAENVERAIKRGLGESDADNYEELIYEGYGPGGVALMLEILTDNRNRSASEIRHIFAKHGGNLGESGCVAWMFDRKGVITVPVPGAPAEDDLLLLALEAGAEDLKQEEGAFVVYTDPDDLHRVREALEKAGVPVEDAALRMVPKTEVKVEGKEAEQLLRLLDALEDHDDVQEIYGNFELPDEMLVES; the protein is encoded by the coding sequence ATGGCCGGGCATTCCAAGTGGGCGAACCGCAAGCACCGCAAGGCTCGCCAGGATGCCAAGAGGGGGAAGATCTTCTCCAAGCTGTCCCGGGAGATCATCACCGCCGTGCGGCAGGGCGGCGGCGATCCCGCTGCGAACCCCCGGCTGCGCCTGGCCCTGGAGCGGGCGCGGCAGTTCAGCATGCCCGCCGAGAACGTGGAGCGGGCCATCAAGCGCGGCCTGGGCGAGTCCGATGCGGACAACTACGAAGAGCTGATCTACGAGGGCTACGGTCCCGGCGGCGTGGCCCTGATGCTGGAGATCCTGACGGACAACCGCAACCGCAGCGCCAGCGAGATCCGGCATATCTTCGCCAAGCACGGGGGCAACCTGGGCGAGAGCGGCTGCGTGGCGTGGATGTTCGACCGCAAGGGCGTCATCACCGTGCCCGTCCCGGGCGCGCCGGCGGAGGACGACCTCCTGCTCCTGGCGCTGGAGGCGGGGGCCGAGGACCTCAAGCAGGAGGAGGGCGCCTTCGTGGTCTACACGGACCCCGACGACCTCCACCGGGTGCGGGAGGCGCTGGAGAAGGCCGGCGTGCCCGTGGAGGACGCGGCGCTGCGCATGGTCCCCAAGACCGAGGTCAAGGTGGAGGGCAAGGAGGCGGAGCAGCTCCTGCGGCTGCTGGACGCCCTGGAGGACCACGACGACGTCCAGGAGATCTACGGCAACTTCGAGTTGCCCGACGAGATGCTGGTCGAATCCTGA
- the ruvC gene encoding crossover junction endodeoxyribonuclease RuvC — protein MQVLGIDPGTATMGFGVVAVAGTTLVPVTYGVIRTPASQPPALRLASIYRDLQELLGRYRPQAMAVERLFLQKNRSSALHVGQARGVALLAAAQAGLPVYEYAPHEVKQAVVGYGRASKAQVQRMVQALLGLARPPVPDDAADALAVAVCCLHAQTSAWAGAAAGPAAGGDEPAATRPARGGTVR, from the coding sequence TTGCAGGTGCTGGGCATCGACCCGGGGACGGCCACCATGGGGTTCGGCGTCGTGGCCGTGGCCGGCACCACCCTGGTCCCCGTGACCTATGGCGTGATCCGCACGCCGGCCAGCCAGCCCCCGGCCCTGCGCCTGGCCTCCATCTATCGGGATCTGCAGGAGCTCCTGGGGCGTTACCGGCCCCAGGCCATGGCGGTAGAGCGCCTGTTCCTCCAGAAGAACCGGTCCAGTGCCCTGCACGTGGGCCAGGCCCGGGGTGTGGCCCTGCTGGCGGCGGCCCAGGCGGGACTCCCCGTGTACGAATACGCGCCCCATGAGGTGAAACAGGCGGTGGTGGGATACGGCCGCGCGTCCAAGGCCCAGGTCCAGCGCATGGTGCAGGCGCTGCTGGGCCTGGCCCGGCCCCCCGTGCCCGACGATGCCGCGGACGCCCTGGCCGTGGCGGTGTGCTGCCTCCACGCGCAGACGTCGGCCTGGGCGGGGGCGGCGGCCGGGCCGGCGGCCGGCGGGGACGAACCGGCCGCAACCCGGCCGGCCCGCGGGGGGACGGTGCGGTGA
- the ruvA gene encoding Holliday junction branch migration protein RuvA, whose amino-acid sequence MIAFLRGELVALAGDEVWIDVGGVGFRVAVSRQTQRRLPPAGEPVRLLTRLVVREDQWSLYGFATADEQAAFDALLTVSGVGPRVALAVLSVLSPEELRRAVVLQDPALLTRVPGVGPKLARRLLTELRDRLGEPLAEGAAAGAVAPAGGAASTPGGLPGGVATSPREDALAALESLGYSRAEAEGALAAAAGEVEPDAPAAAWVRAALRALGGARAAGGAGR is encoded by the coding sequence GTGATCGCCTTCCTGCGCGGCGAGCTGGTGGCGCTGGCTGGCGATGAAGTATGGATTGATGTGGGCGGTGTCGGATTCCGGGTGGCCGTTTCCCGGCAGACCCAGCGGCGGCTGCCGCCGGCGGGGGAGCCGGTGCGGCTCCTGACCCGCCTGGTGGTGCGGGAAGACCAGTGGTCCCTCTACGGCTTCGCCACGGCCGACGAGCAGGCGGCCTTCGACGCCCTGCTGACCGTCAGCGGCGTGGGGCCGCGGGTGGCCCTGGCCGTGCTGTCGGTCCTCAGCCCGGAGGAACTGCGCCGGGCCGTGGTGCTGCAGGATCCGGCCCTGCTCACCCGGGTGCCGGGGGTGGGTCCCAAGCTGGCGCGGCGCCTGCTGACGGAACTGCGCGACCGGCTGGGTGAACCCCTGGCGGAAGGTGCGGCGGCAGGGGCGGTGGCACCGGCGGGCGGGGCGGCGAGCACGCCGGGTGGCCTGCCCGGCGGGGTCGCAACCAGCCCCCGGGAGGATGCCCTGGCGGCCCTGGAGTCCCTGGGCTACAGCCGCGCCGAAGCGGAGGGCGCCCTGGCGGCCGCCGCCGGTGAGGTCGAACCCGACGCCCCGGCGGCGGCCTGGGTGCGGGCGGCGCTGCGGGCCCTGGGCGGGGCCCGCGCGGCGGGAGGTGCGGGCCGGTGA
- the ruvB gene encoding Holliday junction branch migration DNA helicase RuvB has product MIEEERVVSSRLQPGDVPLEQGLRPQSLDDFPGQEAVKERLSIYIQAARERGDALDHVLLYGPPGLGKTSLAQVIARELGVGFRMTSGPAIERAGDLAALLTNLNDRDVLFIDEIHRLPRPVEEVLYPAMEDFALDLIIGKGPAARSLRIDLPRFTLVGATTRAGRLTGPLRDRFGVLLRLEYYRPEELARIVLRSARILGVPIDPEGAEEVARRARGTPRVANRLLRRLRDYAQVRADGVITAEVARAGLDLMEVDPLGLDRADRRLLRVMAEHYGGGPVGLETLAAAIGEEPETIEDVYEPYLMQMGFLQRTPRGRVLARRAYEHLGLPVPPGLDDGTAEGTATGGGSAGGAGSSRWARVPDPQQRLEGL; this is encoded by the coding sequence GTGATCGAGGAAGAACGGGTGGTCTCCAGCCGGCTCCAGCCCGGCGACGTGCCGCTGGAGCAGGGCCTGCGGCCCCAGTCCCTGGACGACTTCCCCGGCCAGGAGGCCGTCAAGGAGCGGCTGTCCATCTACATCCAGGCGGCGCGGGAGCGGGGCGACGCCCTGGACCACGTGCTGCTCTACGGCCCCCCGGGGCTGGGCAAGACGTCCCTGGCCCAGGTCATCGCCCGGGAGCTGGGCGTGGGCTTCCGCATGACCTCGGGACCGGCCATCGAGCGGGCCGGCGACCTGGCCGCCCTGCTGACCAACCTGAACGACCGCGACGTGCTGTTCATCGACGAGATCCACCGGCTGCCGCGGCCCGTGGAGGAAGTGCTGTACCCGGCCATGGAAGACTTCGCCCTGGACCTGATCATCGGCAAGGGGCCCGCGGCCCGGTCGCTGCGCATCGATCTGCCCCGCTTCACCCTGGTGGGGGCCACCACCCGCGCCGGCCGGTTGACGGGGCCGCTGCGGGACCGCTTCGGCGTCCTGCTGCGCCTGGAGTACTACCGGCCGGAGGAACTGGCCCGGATCGTCCTGCGCTCGGCGCGGATCCTGGGCGTCCCCATCGACCCCGAAGGGGCGGAAGAGGTGGCCCGGCGCGCCCGCGGCACGCCGCGGGTGGCCAACCGCCTGCTGCGGCGCCTGCGGGATTACGCCCAGGTGCGGGCGGACGGGGTGATCACCGCCGAGGTGGCCCGGGCGGGTCTGGACCTGATGGAGGTCGACCCGCTGGGGCTCGACCGGGCGGACCGGCGGCTCTTGCGGGTCATGGCCGAGCACTACGGCGGCGGCCCCGTGGGGCTGGAGACCCTGGCGGCCGCCATCGGCGAGGAGCCGGAGACCATCGAGGACGTCTACGAGCCCTACCTCATGCAGATGGGCTTCCTCCAGCGCACGCCGCGGGGCCGGGTGCTGGCCCGCCGGGCGTACGAGCACCTGGGCTTGCCGGTGCCGCCGGGGCTGGACGACGGCACCGCGGAGGGGACGGCGACCGGCGGCGGTTCGGCCGGCGGGGCCGGTTCGTCCCGGTGGGCGAGGGTGCCCGATCCCCAGCAGCGCCTGGAGGGGTTGTAG
- a CDS encoding DUF2905 domain-containing protein, whose translation MGLTDIGRWLIFTGLGLAALGAVFWLAGRVGFGGLPGDIVVRRGNFTFFFPLASSLILSLLLTLVLNLLFRGR comes from the coding sequence GTGGGGTTGACCGACATCGGACGCTGGCTGATCTTCACGGGCCTGGGACTCGCGGCCCTGGGTGCGGTCTTCTGGCTGGCCGGCCGGGTGGGCTTCGGCGGCCTGCCGGGGGACATCGTCGTCCGGCGCGGGAACTTCACCTTCTTCTTTCCCCTCGCTAGTTCGCTGATCTTGAGCTTGCTCCTGACCCTGGTGCTGAACCTGCTGTTCCGCGGGCGGTAG